In a genomic window of beta proteobacterium MWH-UniP1:
- the nagZ gene encoding beta-N-acetylhexosaminidase: protein MTFGNDRLGPLIVCVQGFALTDREREVLAHPWIGGVIYFTRNFQSKEQIQDMSREIHAIRRPGGGAPLLICVDHEGGRVQRFREGFTEIPAMSTLGAMWDPDNTDAQLAALARARQLGFILASELRDVGVDFSFTPVLDLDWGRSEIIGERALHHDPRVVAQLSAAVMHGLALAGMKNCGKHFPGHGWPQADSHLALPVDERSLDEILQQDALPYARIGSPALSSVMPAHIQYTQVDNMPAGFSKVWLEHILRQRLGFEGVIISDDLSMAGAAVLDDVADRAETAFKAGCDATLICNRPDLVERALDELPKRMPEFLTDPNRRGLELLRPLS from the coding sequence ATGACTTTTGGTAATGACCGTTTGGGCCCGCTGATTGTTTGTGTTCAAGGTTTTGCACTCACTGATCGTGAGCGCGAGGTCTTGGCCCACCCATGGATTGGTGGCGTGATTTATTTTACGCGTAACTTTCAATCCAAAGAGCAGATCCAAGATATGAGCCGCGAGATTCATGCCATCCGCAGGCCAGGGGGTGGAGCGCCGCTGTTGATTTGTGTCGATCATGAGGGCGGCCGTGTCCAGCGATTCCGCGAAGGCTTCACAGAAATTCCCGCCATGTCCACCCTGGGGGCGATGTGGGACCCAGACAATACCGATGCACAACTTGCAGCACTAGCCCGAGCGAGACAGCTGGGTTTTATCCTGGCATCTGAATTACGTGATGTTGGTGTGGATTTTAGTTTTACACCGGTATTGGATTTGGATTGGGGAAGAAGTGAAATCATTGGCGAGCGCGCCCTTCATCATGACCCACGGGTGGTCGCGCAGTTATCAGCGGCTGTTATGCATGGCCTGGCGCTTGCTGGCATGAAAAACTGTGGTAAGCATTTTCCTGGCCATGGCTGGCCCCAAGCCGATTCGCACTTGGCGCTACCCGTGGATGAGCGAAGCCTGGATGAGATCTTGCAGCAAGACGCGCTGCCATACGCCCGCATTGGTTCACCAGCGCTGAGTTCGGTCATGCCCGCCCATATTCAATACACGCAGGTCGACAACATGCCCGCCGGTTTTTCAAAGGTCTGGTTAGAGCATATTTTGCGCCAGCGGCTTGGCTTTGAAGGGGTGATCATCTCTGATGACCTTTCTATGGCTGGTGCCGCAGTGTTGGATGATGTCGCTGATCGCGCCGAGACCGCGTTTAAAGCGGGCTGCGATGCCACACTGATCTGCAACCGCCCTGATCTGGTGGAGCGTGCGCTGGATGAACTGCCCAAGCGTATGCCCGAGTTTCTAACGGACCCCAATCGTCGTGGTCTGGAATTACTGCGGCCACTGTCGTAG
- the era gene encoding GTPase Era codes for MTNRCAVVAIVGRPNVGKSTLLNQWVGQKVSITSRKAQTTRHRITGVLSRPGLQIVFVDTPGIQKRHNAALNRTLNKTAVQALSDVDMVLWVIEATGMTAEDQAVLALIPEKLPVIAVLNKSDRVKTERERQAAYALGDRLAAMQRFAALVPVSAEKGSQLEAVIYEIEKLAPEGEPMFAEDEISDRSVRFLASEIIREKLFRLLGDEIPYEATVVIDQFIEGPSKSNPARVHADISASIVVAKASQKALVIGDKGERIKRIGTEARQDIAKLIDGSVHLELWVKVKGGWADDAAAVQAFGYQ; via the coding sequence ATGACCAATCGATGTGCGGTAGTGGCGATTGTTGGCAGGCCCAATGTCGGCAAGTCCACCTTGCTCAATCAGTGGGTCGGGCAAAAGGTGAGCATCACTTCCCGCAAGGCACAGACCACGCGACATCGGATTACAGGTGTGCTGTCGCGGCCGGGGCTACAGATTGTGTTCGTGGATACGCCCGGCATTCAAAAGCGCCACAACGCTGCGCTGAATCGCACGCTGAATAAAACTGCGGTGCAGGCCTTGAGCGATGTGGACATGGTGCTTTGGGTCATTGAGGCCACCGGCATGACTGCAGAAGACCAGGCAGTACTCGCCCTGATTCCAGAAAAACTACCCGTCATTGCGGTGCTTAATAAATCTGATCGCGTAAAGACCGAGCGTGAACGGCAGGCGGCCTATGCCCTGGGGGATCGACTCGCCGCGATGCAGCGGTTTGCCGCCTTGGTGCCGGTGTCTGCGGAAAAGGGCAGCCAGCTCGAAGCGGTCATTTACGAGATTGAAAAACTCGCCCCCGAGGGTGAGCCCATGTTTGCCGAAGATGAAATCTCGGATCGCAGTGTGCGGTTTCTCGCTTCGGAAATCATTCGTGAAAAATTATTTCGCCTGCTGGGCGACGAGATCCCCTACGAGGCCACAGTGGTGATTGATCAATTCATTGAGGGGCCATCAAAGTCCAATCCTGCCCGTGTGCATGCGGATATCTCTGCCAGCATTGTGGTCGCCAAGGCCTCTCAAAAAGCCCTGGTGATTGGTGACAAGGGAGAGCGAATTAAACGTATCGGCACAGAAGCCCGCCAAGACATTGCCAAGCTGATTGATGGGTCTGTGCATCTGGAGCTCTGGGTCAAGGTCAAGGGTGGTTGGGCCGATGACGCCGCCGCTGTGCAGGCATTTGGCTATCAATGA
- a CDS encoding addiction module antidote protein: MKKAKLTKWDPTESLQTQEDVLAYLGAAFDDGDPALIAAAIGDVARVSGMSRVANEASLGRESLYKALSKTGNPEFATVIKVLAALGLKLQALPKSEAAFKPLINQL; the protein is encoded by the coding sequence ATGAAGAAAGCAAAACTCACGAAATGGGATCCGACAGAATCCCTTCAAACGCAAGAAGACGTGCTTGCTTATCTAGGGGCGGCTTTCGATGACGGCGATCCGGCTCTTATCGCCGCCGCTATTGGTGACGTCGCGCGTGTATCAGGTATGTCCAGAGTGGCGAATGAAGCATCTCTCGGTCGTGAAAGCCTCTATAAAGCACTCTCCAAAACCGGCAATCCTGAGTTCGCAACAGTAATTAAAGTGCTTGCAGCATTGGGGCTGAAGTTGCAGGCATTGCCGAAAAGCGAAGCAGCATTCAAGCCACTAATCAATCAACTTTAA
- the recO gene encoding DNA repair protein RecO, with protein MTSARDMGLVLHTMPWRETSLIIEVFTRHHGRLGLVARGARRPRSALRGLLQPFQPLELRWSGKSELRNLIGAEWVGGLAQLSGAAIMPGFYLNELMVRLIPRDDAHPGLFDDYLATLGLLARDDNERSRELTEPILRRFECNLLREMGYAPNFDCETATGHQVRPDGLYQVCPVAGISLDSASGNVQGRTLLALAAAGQSIEEAVSALEAPDIAAESKRLLRTLLGHHLGEDGLQSRQVMRELVRI; from the coding sequence ATGACAAGTGCGCGTGATATGGGCCTGGTGTTGCACACCATGCCTTGGCGTGAGACCAGCCTGATTATTGAAGTCTTTACCCGCCATCATGGCCGGCTCGGTTTGGTGGCCCGCGGTGCGCGGCGCCCGCGCTCGGCGCTTCGGGGGCTGTTGCAGCCGTTTCAGCCCTTAGAACTGCGCTGGTCGGGCAAGTCTGAACTGCGAAATTTGATTGGCGCCGAGTGGGTGGGTGGGCTTGCCCAGCTCAGTGGTGCCGCCATCATGCCGGGCTTTTATCTGAATGAATTAATGGTCCGATTGATTCCGCGTGACGATGCCCACCCAGGCCTGTTTGACGATTATCTGGCCACGCTGGGCCTGCTGGCCCGCGATGACAATGAGCGAAGCCGTGAGTTGACCGAGCCTATTCTTCGGCGCTTTGAGTGCAATCTGCTGCGTGAGATGGGCTATGCGCCCAACTTTGATTGCGAGACCGCAACGGGCCATCAGGTTCGGCCCGATGGCCTTTATCAGGTCTGCCCCGTGGCAGGAATCAGTCTGGATTCAGCCAGCGGTAACGTTCAGGGGAGAACGCTGTTGGCCCTGGCCGCAGCCGGCCAGTCCATTGAAGAGGCGGTCTCGGCCTTAGAGGCCCCCGACATCGCAGCCGAGTCGAAGCGGCTACTGCGCACTCTGCTGGGCCATCACCTGGGTGAAGATGGGCTACAGTCCCGTCAGGTCATGCGGGAGCTGGTTCGGATTTAA
- a CDS encoding pyridoxine 5'-phosphate synthase: MIELGVNIDHVATLRQARRGIDPDPIWAAVEAHLGGADGITVHLREDRRHIQDDDVRRLRTHTQIKLNFEMAATAEMVDFACDVQPEMAMLVPEGRQEITTEGGLDVIANRKSLQSKIKTLRDAGITVSAFVDADLKQIKAAADLGVQVCEVHTGPYAAIFHSQGRDPESPAVAKEIDKIAKAGQKIQSLGMRFNAGHALNYFNVQPIAALPGVRELHIGHAIVSRAVLVGMREAVREMKRLMREAEVMGAQS, translated from the coding sequence ATGATCGAGTTAGGTGTCAACATTGACCACGTAGCCACGCTTCGGCAGGCCCGCCGCGGCATTGATCCAGACCCAATCTGGGCAGCCGTTGAGGCCCACTTGGGTGGGGCTGACGGCATCACGGTGCACCTTCGTGAAGACCGCCGGCATATTCAAGACGATGATGTGCGGCGTCTGCGCACGCACACCCAGATCAAGTTGAATTTTGAAATGGCCGCCACCGCCGAAATGGTGGACTTTGCCTGTGATGTCCAGCCCGAGATGGCCATGCTGGTGCCCGAGGGTCGCCAGGAAATCACCACCGAAGGTGGCCTGGATGTGATTGCCAATCGTAAGAGCCTGCAGTCCAAGATCAAAACACTTCGCGATGCCGGCATCACGGTAAGCGCCTTTGTCGATGCGGATCTAAAACAAATCAAGGCGGCTGCAGATCTAGGGGTTCAAGTCTGCGAAGTGCATACCGGACCTTATGCGGCAATTTTTCACTCACAGGGCCGTGATCCAGAGTCACCTGCGGTGGCCAAAGAAATTGACAAGATCGCCAAGGCTGGCCAGAAGATTCAATCCCTGGGCATGCGGTTTAACGCGGGCCACGCCCTGAACTATTTCAATGTGCAGCCAATCGCGGCATTGCCGGGTGTAAGAGAGTTGCACATTGGCCATGCGATTGTGTCTCGCGCGGTGTTGGTGGGGATGCGCGAAGCCGTTCGTGAAATGAAGCGGCTGATGCGTGAAGCCGAAGTCATGGGAGCCCAGTCTTGA
- a CDS encoding uracil-DNA glycosylase, whose protein sequence is MPFSPAVYSADCRDCPRLAAFLDQVRNQHPTYFCKPVPPFGSEQADLLVVGLAPGMHGANATGRPFTGDWCSDLLYGTLHAYGFARKPQSIARDDDQELINCRLTNAVKCLPPANKPTPAETKTCAKFLAAEIAELSPKVIVCLGAVAHDAVLQCLAKDDPSIKRSQFKFGHGAIHQCGPYRLIDSYHPSRYNTNTGRLTPEMFAAVFDKARQYVSL, encoded by the coding sequence ATGCCATTTAGCCCAGCGGTCTATAGTGCCGATTGCCGTGACTGCCCGCGGCTGGCAGCATTTCTTGATCAGGTCCGGAATCAGCACCCAACTTATTTCTGTAAGCCCGTGCCACCGTTTGGTAGTGAGCAGGCCGATCTGTTGGTGGTGGGCCTTGCACCCGGCATGCACGGCGCAAACGCAACCGGTCGGCCCTTTACCGGGGACTGGTGTAGTGATCTGCTCTATGGCACGCTGCACGCCTATGGCTTTGCGAGAAAACCGCAGTCGATTGCGCGGGATGATGATCAAGAGCTAATTAACTGTCGGCTGACCAATGCTGTGAAGTGTCTGCCTCCCGCCAACAAACCCACGCCAGCAGAGACCAAGACTTGTGCGAAGTTTTTGGCGGCAGAAATTGCCGAGCTCTCACCCAAGGTGATTGTCTGCCTGGGTGCAGTAGCCCACGACGCTGTGTTGCAGTGTTTGGCCAAAGATGACCCATCGATAAAACGCAGTCAGTTTAAATTTGGTCACGGGGCGATTCATCAATGCGGCCCATACCGACTGATCGACAGTTACCACCCCAGTCGTTACAACACGAATACCGGCCGGCTGACGCCTGAGATGTTCGCCGCAGTGTTCGATAAGGCAAGGCAGTATGTCAGCCTTTGA
- the uvrC gene encoding excinuclease ABC subunit UvrC, which translates to MSAFDPKPILKTLPNLPGVYRMVGPQAKVLYVGKAKDLKKRVTSYFRPTGLSPRIAKMVSLIESIEITVVRSEAEALLLENNLIKTLAPKFNILFRDDKSYPFLKLSKHSFPRISYYRGALDKDSQFFGPFPNSWAVKESLQLLQKVFQLRSCTDAVFSNRSRPCLLHQIHRCSAPCVNRISKEAYAQDIANAVRFLKGDSASVLNDLERQMNDAASDLRYEQAAVFRDQIASLSKVLAQHNMETHPELDCDLLAVATDGNTIAVNLAMVRGGRHLGDRAHFSSVSVDISEADLDDLQDEALSAFVSQHYAGQDAPGVLVINRPGLASVLAEWLSVQSGREIRVLHQPQGKRREWLEQVESNARLALARRAQEMGSQQSRTQILSDTLGVTSQAEDPFDLRIECFDISHTAGESTQASCVVYQHHDMQPAEYRRFNISDITPGDDYAAMRQALTRRYEGMETLPDLVLVDGGKGQLGVAIQVFDSLGLDTGVLVGVAKGEGRKVGLETLVFPDGREIALGPDHPALMLVAKIRDEAHRFAITGMRARRAKAQIGSVLDEIEGIGPKRRQKLLARFGGLSGLKAASVEELATVEGISRATAQEIYRRLRR; encoded by the coding sequence ATGTCAGCCTTTGACCCCAAGCCCATTCTCAAGACCCTGCCGAATCTGCCCGGGGTCTATCGCATGGTGGGACCCCAGGCGAAAGTTCTGTATGTGGGCAAGGCCAAGGATTTAAAGAAACGGGTGACATCGTATTTTCGGCCGACCGGATTGTCACCGCGGATCGCCAAGATGGTGAGTCTGATTGAGAGCATCGAGATCACGGTGGTGCGAAGCGAGGCCGAGGCGCTTTTATTAGAAAACAATCTGATTAAGACGCTTGCGCCGAAATTTAATATCTTGTTTCGTGACGACAAGTCCTATCCGTTTTTAAAGTTAAGCAAACATAGCTTCCCGAGAATCTCGTATTACCGGGGCGCCTTGGATAAAGATTCGCAGTTTTTTGGTCCTTTTCCAAATTCCTGGGCAGTGAAAGAAAGCCTGCAGCTTCTGCAGAAAGTCTTTCAATTGCGTAGCTGCACGGATGCTGTGTTTTCCAATCGATCTCGTCCGTGCCTGCTGCACCAGATCCACCGTTGCAGCGCGCCTTGCGTGAATCGGATTTCAAAGGAAGCCTATGCCCAAGATATTGCCAATGCGGTTCGTTTCCTAAAAGGGGATTCGGCATCGGTTTTAAATGATCTTGAGCGGCAGATGAATGATGCGGCGAGTGATCTACGCTATGAGCAGGCCGCAGTCTTTCGTGATCAGATTGCATCGCTTTCGAAAGTCTTGGCCCAGCACAATATGGAGACCCACCCTGAGCTGGACTGCGATTTGTTGGCGGTTGCAACGGATGGCAATACCATTGCCGTCAACCTGGCTATGGTCCGTGGGGGGCGGCATCTTGGTGACCGTGCCCATTTCTCATCGGTATCGGTCGATATTTCGGAAGCCGATCTGGATGATCTTCAAGACGAGGCCTTATCGGCGTTTGTGTCGCAGCACTACGCTGGCCAGGATGCACCCGGTGTTCTCGTGATCAATCGGCCGGGCTTGGCGTCGGTGTTGGCGGAGTGGCTGTCCGTCCAATCGGGCAGAGAGATCCGTGTCTTGCATCAGCCCCAGGGCAAACGTCGTGAGTGGTTAGAGCAGGTGGAGTCCAACGCGCGCTTGGCACTGGCGCGCCGCGCACAGGAGATGGGCTCACAGCAGTCGCGCACACAGATTTTGAGTGACACGCTTGGTGTTACATCTCAGGCGGAAGATCCCTTTGACTTGCGCATTGAATGTTTTGATATCAGTCATACCGCAGGGGAGTCGACCCAGGCCTCGTGCGTGGTCTATCAGCATCACGACATGCAGCCTGCGGAGTATCGTCGATTCAACATCAGCGACATTACGCCGGGCGATGATTACGCGGCTATGCGTCAGGCCTTAACGCGCCGATACGAGGGCATGGAGACGCTTCCGGATCTGGTTCTGGTGGATGGTGGCAAGGGCCAGCTCGGCGTGGCGATTCAGGTCTTCGATAGCCTGGGCTTGGATACTGGCGTGCTGGTTGGTGTAGCCAAAGGCGAAGGCAGAAAGGTCGGACTTGAGACTCTGGTGTTCCCAGACGGCCGAGAGATCGCCCTGGGCCCCGATCACCCCGCACTGATGTTGGTGGCCAAAATACGGGATGAGGCCCACCGGTTTGCCATCACGGGCATGCGGGCCCGTCGCGCAAAAGCGCAGATCGGCTCTGTATTAGATGAGATCGAGGGCATTGGTCCTAAGCGCCGTCAAAAACTTCTGGCTCGGTTTGGTGGTCTGTCGGGATTAAAGGCCGCCAGTGTTGAAGAGTTGGCAACCGTAGAGGGCATTTCTCGGGCCACGGCCCAAGAGATTTATCGGCGGCTTCGGCGATAA
- a CDS encoding YbdK family carboxylate-amine ligase — MLEFKTSAPLTMGVELELQLVNRRDYNLTRAATDLLTRLKPLKHGFDIKPEITESMIEIATGIHERVGPMRSELDAIRTLLLSHAEKMNIAIVGGGAHPFQHWDDQRIFSADRYQLVSELYGYLAKQFTVYGQHIHIGCPSGDDAIRLANFIGAYLPDFIALSASSPFYQGVDTSFQSSRLTSVNAFPLSGRMPGFRNWSEFSDYFAHMKSLKIVESMKDFYWDLRPKPEYGTIEIRVCDSPIHIGTAVDLAAYAQALAAYCFDHPEIGQTPHPDAERVHSYNRFQACRFGLGGQIVDVEGREMLSLHERISKTIESLSGYFETLESTESMVRLQERVRKKTEDANWLRDQYAASGSLPEVVRQSGLVWAETQ, encoded by the coding sequence ATGCTTGAATTTAAAACCTCGGCCCCGCTCACCATGGGTGTAGAGCTCGAACTCCAACTGGTGAATCGGCGGGATTACAACCTGACACGCGCGGCCACCGATCTGCTGACACGGCTAAAGCCGCTTAAGCACGGCTTTGACATCAAGCCCGAGATTACCGAGTCCATGATTGAGATTGCGACGGGTATTCATGAGCGGGTTGGCCCTATGCGCAGCGAGCTCGACGCCATTCGCACCCTGCTGCTCAGCCATGCAGAGAAAATGAATATCGCGATTGTTGGCGGTGGTGCCCACCCGTTTCAGCACTGGGATGATCAACGTATTTTCTCCGCCGATCGCTACCAACTCGTATCTGAGCTCTATGGCTATCTGGCTAAACAGTTCACCGTCTATGGGCAGCATATCCATATTGGATGCCCTAGCGGTGACGATGCGATCCGGCTTGCTAACTTTATCGGGGCCTATTTACCCGACTTTATCGCGCTGAGTGCCTCATCGCCTTTTTATCAGGGGGTGGATACTTCCTTTCAGTCATCGCGACTCACGAGCGTGAATGCTTTTCCGCTAAGTGGCCGTATGCCCGGCTTTCGCAACTGGTCTGAATTCTCAGACTACTTTGCACACATGAAAAGCCTAAAAATCGTAGAGTCGATGAAAGACTTCTATTGGGATCTACGGCCAAAGCCCGAGTACGGGACGATTGAAATCCGGGTCTGTGACTCACCAATTCATATCGGGACTGCGGTGGACTTGGCCGCTTATGCTCAGGCATTAGCAGCCTATTGTTTCGATCACCCGGAAATCGGCCAGACGCCCCACCCCGATGCCGAGCGTGTGCATAGCTACAACCGCTTTCAGGCCTGCCGATTTGGATTAGGCGGCCAGATCGTTGACGTGGAGGGCCGAGAGATGCTGTCGCTTCATGAGCGCATCTCCAAGACTATTGAAAGTCTGTCAGGCTACTTTGAAACGCTTGAGAGCACCGAGTCAATGGTCCGGCTTCAAGAACGTGTGCGCAAGAAGACAGAGGACGCCAACTGGCTTCGAGATCAATACGCCGCCTCGGGTAGTCTGCCGGAGGTAGTTCGGCAGAGCGGGCTGGTTTGGGCGGAAACCCAATAA
- a CDS encoding type II toxin-antitoxin system RelE/ParE family toxin, giving the protein MTIEILQSKTYENWFASLRDSQIRARINIRIRRLSLGNPGDVRPVGSGVSELRIDYGPGYRVYFVNKNKTTVILLGGGDKSTQQQDIDKAIQLAKHL; this is encoded by the coding sequence GTGACCATTGAAATTCTTCAGTCGAAGACTTACGAGAACTGGTTTGCATCGCTTCGTGATTCGCAGATCCGCGCGAGGATCAACATCCGGATTCGGCGCTTATCGCTTGGCAACCCAGGTGATGTTCGCCCAGTCGGCTCCGGAGTATCAGAACTACGGATCGATTACGGGCCAGGCTACCGGGTTTATTTCGTCAACAAAAATAAGACAACTGTGATTCTGTTGGGCGGTGGCGATAAAAGCACACAGCAACAAGATATTGATAAAGCTATTCAGCTAGCCAAACACCTATGA
- the lepB gene encoding signal peptidase I: MNFALIIFLLCVATGILWFVDRLVWRKQRGPDAARPLWLEYTAGFFPVIFAVFVLRSFVAEPFSIPSGSMIPTLRVGDLILVNKFSYGIRLPIVHTKVLETGKPQRGDVAVFRYPPDESVDYIKRVIGVPGDVIRYENKRLYVNDQLVPTRGLEPFFDGGRISLQFEEKYGGKTYRTLNDDDRNVLGVFPASTGPNSCQVVGLGLRCVVPQDHYFMMGDNRDNSSDSRVWGFVPERNMVGRAFFVWFNAGEVMSGKFDRLGNFE, from the coding sequence ATGAATTTTGCGTTGATTATTTTTTTACTGTGTGTGGCAACCGGCATCTTGTGGTTTGTCGATCGGCTGGTCTGGCGCAAACAGCGTGGGCCAGATGCGGCCCGTCCGCTCTGGCTGGAATACACCGCGGGTTTTTTCCCGGTGATTTTCGCGGTGTTTGTGCTGCGCAGTTTTGTGGCCGAGCCCTTTAGCATTCCTTCGGGGTCCATGATTCCCACCCTGCGCGTGGGCGACTTAATTCTGGTGAATAAGTTTTCTTATGGCATTCGGCTTCCCATCGTGCACACCAAGGTGCTTGAAACCGGCAAGCCCCAGCGGGGAGATGTGGCGGTCTTTCGCTACCCGCCTGATGAGTCGGTGGATTACATCAAGCGGGTGATTGGGGTTCCTGGGGATGTGATCCGCTATGAAAACAAGCGGCTCTATGTCAATGACCAACTCGTCCCCACTCGGGGCTTAGAGCCCTTTTTTGATGGGGGCCGGATCTCGCTTCAGTTTGAAGAGAAGTACGGCGGCAAGACCTATCGCACCCTGAATGACGACGACCGCAATGTGCTGGGTGTTTTCCCGGCCTCAACTGGTCCGAACAGCTGCCAGGTCGTGGGCCTGGGCCTGCGTTGTGTGGTGCCGCAAGACCATTACTTCATGATGGGTGACAATCGCGACAACAGTAGCGATAGCCGGGTCTGGGGCTTTGTTCCCGAGCGCAATATGGTGGGTCGTGCCTTTTTTGTCTGGTTCAACGCAGGCGAGGTCATGAGCGGCAAGTTCGATCGATTGGGAAACTTTGAGTAA
- the acpS gene encoding holo-ACP synthase, which translates to MIVGIGTDTVVIDRVRKIFDRWGDRFAERVLGPMEYQEYVRRQSRGVSGQDRAVRYLAKRFAAKEAIGKALGVGLFHPMSLHAVEILNDAKGAPRAVPRKALADYCEARGYHVHVSISDEIDHAQALAIVEQDNK; encoded by the coding sequence TTGATTGTTGGGATTGGCACGGACACCGTGGTCATTGATCGCGTTCGAAAGATTTTCGATCGCTGGGGTGACCGGTTTGCCGAGCGGGTGTTGGGCCCCATGGAATATCAAGAGTATGTGCGCCGGCAGTCCCGTGGCGTGAGTGGTCAAGATCGTGCGGTGCGCTATCTTGCCAAACGATTTGCCGCCAAAGAGGCGATTGGCAAGGCGCTTGGGGTGGGGCTTTTTCATCCCATGTCACTTCATGCCGTAGAAATTCTGAATGATGCCAAGGGCGCACCGCGGGCCGTGCCGCGCAAAGCCCTGGCCGACTATTGTGAGGCCCGGGGCTATCACGTGCATGTCTCGATCTCGGATGAGATTGATCATGCACAGGCCTTAGCGATTGTGGAACAGGACAACAAATGA
- the pgsA gene encoding CDP-diacylglycerol--glycerol-3-phosphate 3-phosphatidyltransferase: MVWNLPNILTWARIVAIPLLVAIFYLPMGLTEAERNLATTVLFVVAAITDWIDGWLARKWNQTSPFGAFLDPVADKLMVCTALVALIELGRLDPIIGLIIIGREITISALREWMASVGARASVAVNWMGKAKTIAQMVAIPFLLYHGSLFGVLDTAWWGQLLVWIAAVLTVISMVVYLRAAWPELQKRS, encoded by the coding sequence ATGGTCTGGAACCTTCCCAACATCCTGACGTGGGCCCGCATTGTGGCGATACCGCTTTTGGTCGCCATCTTTTATCTGCCCATGGGGCTGACGGAAGCGGAGCGAAACCTAGCCACCACCGTGCTTTTTGTTGTGGCCGCCATTACCGATTGGATCGATGGCTGGCTGGCCAGAAAATGGAACCAGACCTCGCCCTTTGGCGCCTTTTTAGACCCGGTAGCGGACAAGCTGATGGTCTGCACCGCTCTGGTGGCCTTGATCGAACTGGGCCGGCTAGACCCCATTATTGGCCTGATTATTATTGGCCGGGAGATCACCATTTCGGCCCTTCGGGAATGGATGGCATCAGTTGGCGCCCGGGCGAGTGTGGCGGTGAATTGGATGGGCAAGGCCAAGACCATTGCCCAGATGGTGGCGATTCCTTTTCTGCTCTATCACGGCTCGCTATTCGGGGTTTTGGACACCGCCTGGTGGGGCCAGTTGCTGGTCTGGATTGCCGCCGTATTGACGGTTATTTCCATGGTGGTCTACCTACGGGCGGCCTGGCCCGAGTTGCAAAAGCGATCTTAA